In Zonotrichia albicollis isolate bZonAlb1 chromosome 36, bZonAlb1.hap1, whole genome shotgun sequence, one DNA window encodes the following:
- the LOC141726600 gene encoding olfactory receptor 14J1-like, translated as MSNSSSISHFLLLALADRRQLQLLHFCLLLGISLAALLGNGLIISTIACSQHLHTPMFFFLLNLALTDLGSICTTVPKAMHNSLWDTRNISYTGCASQLFLLIFFLATEFSLLTIMCYDRYVSICKPLHYGTLLGSRACAHMAAVAWASGFLNALLHTANTFSLPLCHGNALGQFFCEIPQILKLSCSKSYLRELGLLVVTSSLSFGCFVFIVFSYVRIFRAVLRIPSEQGQHKAFSTCLPHLAVVSLFISTAAFAYLKPPFISSPSLDLALTVLYSVVPPALNPLIYSLRNQELKAAVWRLMTG; from the coding sequence atgtccaacagcagctccatcagccacttcctcctgctggcattggcagacaggcggcagctgcagctcctgcacttctgcctcttgctgggcatctccctggctgccctcctgggcaacggcctcatcatcagcaccatagcctgcagccagcacctgcacacgcccatgttcttcttcctgctcaacctggccctcactgacctgggctccatctgcaccactgtccccaaagccatgcacaattccctctgggacaccaggaacatctcctacacaggatgtgcttcACAGCTATTTTTACTAATCTTCTTTCTTGCAACAGAGTTTTcactcctgaccatcatgtgctacgaccgctacgtgtccatctgcaaacccctgcactacgggaccctcctgggcagcagagcttgtgcccacatggcagcagttgcctgggccagtggctttctcaatgctctgctgcacacggccaatacattttccctgcccctgtgccacggcaatgccctgggccagttcttctgtgaaatcccacagatcctgaaactctcctgctccaaatcctatcTCAGGGAACTTGGACTTCTTGTGGTTACTAGCAGTTTatcatttggttgttttgtgttcattgttttctcctatgtgcggatcttcagggctgtgctgaggatcccctctgagcagggacagcacaaagccttttccacctgcctccctcacctggccgtggtctccctgttcatcagcactgcagcatttgcctacctgaagcccccctttatctcctccccatccctggatctggccctgacagttctgtactcagtggtgcctccagccctgaatcccctcatctacagcctgaggaaccaggagctcaaggctgcagtgtggagactgatgactggatga